One window of the Archangium primigenium genome contains the following:
- a CDS encoding anti-sigma factor family protein produces the protein MPAQLSHRETRALFIAFADEDLPADKAGEVRSHLDGCGECQRGWQSYSATVQRLKAAPRHAAPPALATQVMTRVKRQRRSGLRGLTLMHAHYRLPVEILVPVLLAAAVAAYLIMAGV, from the coding sequence ATGCCAGCGCAGCTCAGCCATCGCGAGACCCGGGCCTTGTTCATCGCCTTCGCCGACGAGGACTTGCCCGCGGACAAGGCGGGCGAGGTGCGCTCGCACCTGGACGGATGCGGCGAGTGCCAGCGGGGCTGGCAGTCCTATTCGGCCACCGTCCAGCGGCTCAAGGCGGCGCCCCGGCACGCGGCGCCCCCCGCGCTCGCCACCCAGGTGATGACCCGGGTCAAGCGCCAGCGGCGCTCGGGGCTCAGGGGGCTCACCCTGATGCACGCGCACTACCGGCTGCCCGTGGAGATCCTCGTCCCGGTGCTGCTCGCGGCGGCGGTGGCGGCCTACCTGATCATGGCCGGGGTCTGA
- the lysS gene encoding lysine--tRNA ligase codes for MADTPENKTAEADLGSKEQEIYAQRLDKAQKWRDSGVNPYGNGHRPAHLAQEIIDRHAQQSTEDLEKAGPLAYSVAGRIVAVRSFGKAAFVKLRDRSGEIQAHVKKDALGDAFELFKLCDLGDFVAVEGTLFRSKTGELTLSATRFLPLTKSLRPLPEKWHGLTDVESRYRQRYLDLVSNPDVKQTFLKRNKLVRYIRDFLDTRDFIEVETPMMHPLVSGAAARPFTTHHNALDIDLYMRIAPELYLKRLVVGGIERVYEINRNFRNEGISTRHNPEFTMLEFYQAYATFEDLMDLTEEMLSGAARAVTGDSKVAYQGQVLDFGKGWKRIPMTEAIREAVPSLSDKDMADADRLRHELLSKAHGQAERRAIETMHHGELVGALFEQHVESTLVHPTFITQYPTAVSPLARRNDQNPEFTDRFELFVAGREIGNAFSELNDPLDQKDRFLGQLDAKKRGQQETMDYDEDYIRALEHGMPPTAGEGIGIDRVTMLFTDSPSIRDVILFPLLKPLAR; via the coding sequence ATGGCCGACACTCCAGAGAACAAGACCGCCGAAGCGGACCTCGGGTCCAAAGAGCAGGAAATCTACGCGCAGCGTCTCGACAAGGCGCAGAAGTGGCGCGACTCCGGCGTCAATCCGTACGGCAACGGCCACCGGCCCGCGCACCTGGCGCAGGAAATCATCGACCGTCACGCCCAGCAGTCCACCGAGGACCTGGAGAAGGCCGGTCCCCTGGCCTACAGCGTGGCGGGCCGCATCGTGGCCGTGCGCAGCTTCGGCAAGGCCGCCTTCGTGAAGCTGCGCGACCGCTCCGGGGAAATCCAGGCGCACGTGAAGAAGGACGCGCTCGGGGACGCCTTCGAGCTCTTCAAGCTGTGCGACCTGGGTGACTTCGTCGCCGTGGAGGGCACGCTCTTCCGCTCGAAGACGGGCGAGCTGACGCTGTCGGCCACGCGCTTCCTGCCGCTCACCAAGTCCCTGCGCCCGCTGCCGGAGAAGTGGCACGGCCTCACGGACGTGGAGAGCCGCTACCGCCAGCGCTACCTGGACCTCGTGTCCAACCCGGACGTCAAGCAGACCTTCCTCAAGCGCAACAAGCTCGTGCGCTACATCCGCGACTTCCTCGACACGCGGGACTTCATCGAGGTGGAGACGCCGATGATGCACCCGCTGGTGTCGGGCGCGGCGGCGCGGCCGTTCACCACGCACCACAACGCGCTGGACATCGATCTGTACATGCGGATCGCCCCCGAGCTCTACCTCAAGCGGCTGGTGGTGGGCGGCATCGAGCGCGTGTACGAGATCAACCGCAACTTCCGCAACGAGGGCATCAGCACCCGGCACAACCCCGAGTTCACGATGCTGGAGTTCTACCAGGCCTACGCCACGTTCGAGGACCTGATGGACCTCACCGAGGAGATGCTCTCGGGGGCGGCGCGGGCGGTGACGGGGGACTCGAAGGTGGCCTACCAGGGCCAGGTGCTGGACTTCGGCAAGGGCTGGAAGCGCATCCCCATGACCGAGGCCATCCGCGAGGCCGTGCCCTCCTTGAGCGACAAGGACATGGCGGACGCGGACCGGCTGCGGCACGAGCTGCTGTCCAAGGCCCACGGCCAGGCCGAGCGCCGGGCCATCGAGACCATGCACCACGGCGAACTGGTGGGCGCGCTCTTCGAGCAGCACGTGGAGAGCACCCTGGTTCACCCCACGTTCATCACCCAGTACCCCACGGCGGTGAGCCCGCTGGCGCGCCGCAACGACCAGAACCCGGAGTTCACCGACCGCTTCGAGCTGTTCGTGGCGGGCCGGGAGATCGGCAATGCCTTCTCCGAGCTGAATGATCCGCTCGACCAGAAGGATCGGTTCCTCGGCCAGCTGGACGCGAAGAAGCGCGGCCAGCAGGAGACGATGGACTACGACGAGGACTACATCCGCGCACTCGAGCACGGCATGCCGCCCACGGCGGGTGAGGGCATCGGGATTGATCGCGTGACCATGTTGTTCACGGATTCGCCGTCGATTCGCGACGTCATCCTCTTCCCGCTTCTCAAGCCGCTGGCCAGGTAG
- a CDS encoding sigma-70 family RNA polymerase sigma factor, producing the protein MTPEQVLLVRLRRGEPDAFETLVRTYQDRLYDFCVRMLSDREEAYDLVQDVFVSAHQHLARFREDAKLSTWLYRIAKNHCINRLKYLNRRGRGRSEEYGERNEEALAEALGSPPGPDAALESAREQARVQWAISRLEPDARMLVALRDIEGLAYEEIVDITELPLGTVKSRLHRAREKLAEWLERVEE; encoded by the coding sequence ATGACGCCGGAGCAGGTGCTCCTGGTCCGGCTGCGCCGTGGCGAGCCGGACGCCTTCGAGACCCTGGTGCGGACCTACCAGGACCGGCTCTACGACTTCTGCGTGCGGATGTTGAGCGACCGCGAGGAGGCGTATGACCTGGTTCAGGACGTCTTCGTGAGCGCCCACCAGCACCTCGCGCGCTTTCGCGAGGACGCGAAGCTGTCCACGTGGCTCTACCGCATCGCCAAGAACCACTGCATCAACCGGCTCAAGTACCTCAACCGCCGGGGCCGGGGCCGTTCGGAGGAGTACGGCGAGCGCAACGAGGAGGCCCTGGCCGAGGCCCTGGGCTCGCCGCCGGGGCCGGACGCGGCGCTCGAGTCCGCGCGGGAGCAGGCGCGGGTGCAGTGGGCCATTTCCCGACTGGAGCCGGACGCGCGCATGCTCGTGGCGCTCCGGGACATCGAGGGCCTGGCCTACGAAGAAATCGTCGACATCACCGAGCTTCCGTTGGGAACCGTGAAAAGCCGGCTCCACCGGGCCCGGGAGAAGCTGGCGGAGTGGTTGGAGCGGGTTGAGGAATGA
- a CDS encoding FtsX-like permease family protein, with translation MNAERQTVYRWSLIWSGALVALVGAIFLGVAITQADAWARVASVLGLSTLAWGGLVQTLNAAGLVPVQSTLPASVQLPGTEYLWVGVAGWLVGWVLIASGVRRAPASTEGPSAAAGAVLYPRLAQYRDFYWSTLGAYGGGMLLSELVLLLLQTFLSSGGGASATGRGGLAPTIAFAVALIVASLVAFGCGFVGAARARRLSMPEATIGVIYLGLPVPVGLTLMEQLPDLQVTWGYRLREVTYVADMLGRPVIGYWLVFSLLVLMLVLGINTGFIAAGSGRVDMKLGFELFVARRHVGVFRPSLLLGTLAVLLFGIIPPLIVYGIIRAVEAAVERTRIRALGLKDPLAAAAALNQLKLREQSPTMMMTALSVGGVGVGVMALIIVLSVMSGFEEDLQNKILGAHSHVVVSKYAGRLTDYKQLMPRIAKVPGVVGQTPSIDNPVMVLADDEVQGIVLKGIDPETVGSVLDLRTNMLPGGNLDNLETPEKIVPRRALGLGSKPSSQDEEDEEFDPIIGKPTQSAEQKVLPGIVLGRELATILRVVVGDRVNVISPQGAELGPAGLIPKSRAYRVAGIFYSGMYEYDAKFAYILLAEAQKLFSSDGPTGIELKVDDVDDARTISKKVASELGGYPYRARDWGEIHRNIFSALRLEKLVMGIILSIIIIVAAGLIVATVIMLVLEKRKEIAVLKALGVSDGGIVKIFLAEGLQIGVAGGLLGLFSGLAWCYFILKVGIKLDPSVYYIPNLPVKIEPVQTALAVVIAVLVTYLASIYPALKASSVEPVEGLKAE, from the coding sequence GTGAACGCCGAACGGCAGACCGTCTACCGCTGGAGTCTCATCTGGAGTGGCGCCCTGGTGGCGCTGGTGGGAGCCATCTTCCTCGGCGTGGCCATCACCCAGGCGGATGCCTGGGCGCGCGTGGCGTCGGTGCTCGGCCTGTCCACACTCGCGTGGGGCGGGCTGGTGCAGACGCTCAACGCGGCGGGCCTGGTTCCGGTGCAGTCCACGCTGCCCGCGTCGGTCCAGTTGCCGGGGACCGAGTACCTCTGGGTGGGGGTGGCGGGCTGGCTGGTGGGGTGGGTGCTCATCGCCAGCGGCGTGCGCCGGGCCCCGGCCTCCACCGAGGGGCCGAGCGCGGCGGCGGGCGCGGTGCTCTACCCAAGGCTGGCGCAGTACCGGGACTTCTACTGGAGCACCCTGGGCGCCTACGGCGGCGGCATGCTGCTGTCGGAGCTGGTGCTGCTCCTGCTGCAGACGTTCCTGTCCAGTGGGGGAGGGGCGTCCGCGACGGGCCGGGGAGGCCTCGCGCCGACCATCGCCTTCGCGGTGGCGCTCATCGTCGCCTCGCTGGTGGCGTTCGGGTGCGGCTTCGTGGGCGCGGCGCGGGCGCGGCGGCTCTCCATGCCCGAGGCCACCATCGGCGTCATCTACCTGGGCCTGCCGGTGCCGGTGGGGCTCACGCTGATGGAGCAGCTGCCGGACCTCCAGGTGACCTGGGGCTACCGGCTGCGGGAAGTGACGTACGTGGCGGACATGCTTGGCCGCCCGGTCATCGGCTACTGGCTCGTCTTCTCGCTGTTGGTGCTCATGCTGGTGCTGGGCATCAACACGGGCTTCATCGCCGCGGGCAGTGGCCGCGTGGACATGAAGCTGGGCTTCGAGCTGTTCGTCGCCCGGCGGCACGTGGGTGTGTTCCGGCCCTCGCTGCTCCTGGGCACGCTGGCGGTGCTCCTGTTCGGCATCATCCCGCCGCTCATCGTCTACGGCATCATCCGCGCGGTGGAGGCGGCCGTGGAGCGCACACGCATCCGCGCGCTGGGCCTGAAGGATCCCCTCGCCGCGGCCGCGGCGCTCAACCAGCTCAAGCTGCGCGAGCAGTCGCCCACCATGATGATGACGGCGCTGTCGGTGGGCGGCGTGGGCGTGGGCGTGATGGCGCTCATCATCGTGCTCTCGGTGATGAGCGGCTTCGAGGAGGACCTGCAGAACAAGATCCTCGGCGCCCACTCGCACGTGGTGGTGTCCAAGTACGCGGGCCGGCTGACGGACTACAAGCAGCTCATGCCGCGCATCGCCAAGGTGCCGGGCGTGGTGGGGCAGACGCCCTCCATCGACAACCCGGTGATGGTGCTCGCCGATGACGAGGTGCAGGGCATCGTGCTCAAGGGCATCGACCCGGAGACGGTGGGCTCGGTGCTGGACCTGCGCACGAACATGTTGCCCGGCGGCAACCTGGACAACCTGGAGACCCCCGAGAAGATCGTGCCCCGGCGCGCGCTGGGACTGGGCTCGAAGCCCTCGTCCCAGGACGAAGAGGACGAGGAGTTCGATCCCATCATCGGCAAGCCCACCCAGAGCGCCGAGCAGAAGGTGCTGCCGGGCATCGTGCTGGGCCGCGAGCTGGCCACCATCCTGAGGGTGGTGGTGGGCGACCGGGTGAACGTCATCTCCCCGCAGGGCGCGGAGCTGGGCCCCGCGGGGCTCATCCCCAAGAGCCGCGCCTACCGCGTGGCGGGCATCTTCTACTCGGGCATGTACGAGTACGACGCCAAGTTCGCCTACATCCTGCTGGCCGAGGCCCAGAAGCTCTTCAGCTCGGACGGGCCCACGGGCATCGAGCTCAAGGTGGACGACGTGGACGACGCGCGGACCATCTCCAAGAAGGTGGCGAGCGAGCTGGGCGGCTACCCGTACCGCGCGCGGGACTGGGGTGAAATTCACCGCAACATCTTCTCCGCGCTGCGCCTGGAGAAGCTGGTGATGGGCATCATCCTGTCCATCATCATCATCGTGGCCGCGGGCCTCATCGTCGCCACGGTCATCATGCTGGTGCTCGAGAAGCGCAAGGAGATCGCCGTGCTCAAGGCGCTGGGCGTCTCGGACGGCGGCATCGTGAAGATCTTCCTGGCCGAGGGCCTGCAGATCGGCGTGGCCGGCGGCCTCTTGGGGCTCTTCTCGGGGCTCGCGTGGTGCTACTTCATCCTGAAGGTGGGCATCAAACTGGACCCGTCCGTCTATTACATCCCCAACCTGCCGGTGAAGATCGAGCCGGTGCAGACGGCGCTCGCGGTGGTCATCGCGGTGCTCGTCACCTATCTGGCGTCCATCTATCCCGCGCTCAAGGCGAGCAGCGTGGAGCCGGTGGAAGGCCTGAAGGCGGAGTGA